A region from the Actinoplanes sp. OR16 genome encodes:
- a CDS encoding Lrp/AsnC family transcriptional regulator: MSGSPHEDTNERLVALLRKDGRAPIVDLATALGVPRSVVRARLRELRESGDIAIVAMAHPAVLNLDVGCHLSIKVYGSTREVVEHLLAAENVTLVSLVSGEYDIVVELRARDQRELFDAVEEIRLSDAVREVCTLVYVDVLRSPFAAAARPAQVRLDEVDLAIVHRLQDDGRMPFRELAESVGVSESTARTRTLALLDREVMRISTITRRGTRTRNLAMGMGLHVRGYSDDLVAAILDIPGVEFLATVIGNYDMIGTVSGNALPALQRVAEQVRSSPDVTGICTWVHMDFVRETYRLPLSAA; this comes from the coding sequence ATGAGCGGCTCCCCGCACGAGGACACCAACGAACGCCTGGTCGCGCTGCTGCGCAAGGACGGCCGCGCCCCGATCGTCGACCTGGCGACCGCCCTCGGCGTGCCGCGCTCGGTGGTCCGCGCCCGGCTGCGGGAGCTCCGGGAGAGCGGCGACATCGCGATCGTCGCGATGGCCCATCCGGCCGTGCTGAACCTGGACGTCGGCTGCCATCTGTCGATCAAGGTCTACGGCTCCACTCGGGAGGTCGTCGAACACCTGCTGGCTGCCGAGAACGTCACCCTGGTGTCGCTGGTGAGCGGGGAGTACGACATCGTGGTCGAGCTGCGGGCCCGCGACCAGCGGGAGCTGTTCGACGCGGTCGAGGAGATCCGGCTCTCGGACGCGGTCCGCGAGGTGTGCACGCTGGTCTACGTCGACGTGCTGCGCAGCCCGTTCGCGGCGGCGGCCCGCCCGGCGCAGGTGCGCCTCGACGAGGTCGACCTGGCGATCGTGCACCGGCTGCAGGACGACGGCCGGATGCCGTTCCGCGAGCTGGCCGAATCCGTGGGCGTCTCCGAGTCCACCGCCCGGACCCGCACGCTGGCGCTGCTGGACCGCGAGGTCATGCGGATCTCGACGATCACCCGGCGCGGGACGCGGACGCGGAACCTGGCGATGGGGATGGGCCTGCACGTACGCGGATATTCGGACGACCTGGTCGCGGCCATCCTCGACATCCCCGGCGTGGAGTTCCTGGCCACGGTGATCGGGAACTACGACATGATCGGGACCGTCTCCGGCAATGCGCTCCCGGCCCTGCAACGGGTGGCCGAGCAGGTGCGCTCATCCCCGGACGTCACCGGGATCTGCACCTGGGTGCACATGGACTTCGTCCGTGAGACCTACCGGCTGCCACTGAGCGCGGCCTGA
- a CDS encoding acyltransferase — MAEENRPVLTALTGLRAVAAIGVVISHSGVPASLPEHLDKIAHYGHIGVPLFFMLSGVVLAYNYAHLSGWQGRRTVRFYLARIARVIPLYWAVIAYCAVYLWIQGRDNHNWALIQNLLAVQTWSGDLRVAMGWYNSPGWSIGVEMFFYLLFPFLIPVVAKLYRRFGARGMIALIAAMFLIMFTLWISFYLAGHTSMGAANPTSAHRWLYRNPLCHLPMFISGMAASFLIPGGARWSTARHHLIQAFVFCFVFGMGAFRPDGSGWSSAAYGLLWVGPFSLLMISLASGRGWAARFLSTTVMVRLGVASYALYITHRWMLYALPHTEYIKKGEGWVPYGALLVTIVIVLLLAEGAHQYVEEPCRRWILRVTKRWTADPDRPAPAAPTPDPLLADTVRLVTNGAPYTYPR, encoded by the coding sequence GTGGCAGAAGAGAACAGGCCCGTGCTCACCGCCCTCACCGGCTTGCGCGCGGTCGCGGCGATCGGCGTCGTCATCTCCCACAGTGGAGTGCCGGCCAGCCTCCCCGAGCACCTCGACAAGATCGCCCATTACGGCCACATCGGCGTACCGCTGTTCTTCATGCTCTCCGGGGTGGTGCTGGCCTACAACTACGCCCACCTCAGCGGCTGGCAGGGCAGGCGCACCGTGCGGTTCTATCTCGCCCGGATCGCCCGGGTCATCCCGCTCTACTGGGCGGTGATCGCCTACTGCGCCGTCTACCTCTGGATCCAGGGCCGGGACAACCACAACTGGGCGCTGATCCAGAACCTGCTCGCCGTGCAGACCTGGAGCGGCGACCTGCGGGTGGCGATGGGCTGGTACAACAGCCCCGGCTGGTCCATCGGCGTGGAGATGTTCTTCTACCTGCTGTTCCCGTTCCTCATCCCGGTCGTCGCCAAGCTGTACCGCCGGTTCGGGGCGCGCGGCATGATCGCGCTGATCGCCGCGATGTTCCTGATCATGTTCACCCTCTGGATCTCGTTCTACCTGGCCGGCCACACCTCGATGGGCGCCGCCAACCCCACCTCCGCGCACCGCTGGCTCTACCGCAACCCGCTCTGTCACCTGCCGATGTTCATCTCCGGCATGGCGGCCTCCTTCCTGATCCCGGGCGGCGCCCGCTGGTCCACCGCGCGGCACCACCTCATCCAGGCGTTCGTCTTCTGCTTCGTCTTCGGCATGGGCGCGTTCCGGCCCGACGGGTCCGGGTGGAGCTCCGCCGCCTACGGCCTGCTCTGGGTCGGCCCGTTCTCGCTGCTCATGATCAGCCTCGCGTCCGGCCGGGGCTGGGCGGCCCGGTTCCTCTCCACCACGGTGATGGTCCGGCTCGGCGTGGCCAGCTACGCGCTCTACATCACCCACCGCTGGATGCTCTACGCCCTGCCGCACACCGAGTACATCAAGAAGGGCGAGGGCTGGGTCCCCTATGGAGCGCTGCTCGTCACCATCGTGATCGTGCTCCTGCTCGCCGAGGGCGCCCACCAGTACGTCGAGGAGCCCTGCCGCCGCTGGATCCTCCGGGTCACGAAGCGGTGGACCGCCGACCCGGACCGGCCCGCGCCCGCCGCGCCCACTCCGGACCCCCTCCTCGCCGACACCGTCCGGCTGGTCACGAACGGAGCGCCGTACACCTATCCACGGTGA
- a CDS encoding DUF4153 domain-containing protein, which produces MPPTDAIPSFVWPGNEGETAWAIPVQIPAGTRGYALFVPMIPAQAAAPGAAALGAAEPAERPESKATGAASEAELDAAAAEPQPAASKADLQSAVLKADPQSAVLKADPQSAVLKADPQSGATKADPQSAATKAEPQSGAAEAEPQPAGERPTGSAEAGEARKVQPAGATAGTTGPAPAVLAQPASVGAAEPAVVSGVPEKFPPQPYRPQRQQPIHAFGPYEPPPTVWQSFRAKHWPGPKKTLGKAVPAGVLAGALGFLVFLPLDRVGIGWFLGWLALTLGVGFAVRGGKELSRNERLIRAGWAAAALALMLIPAFRNAWWLVTFSVIGAIGCTALAIVGGRQVRSILFSLFAAPWAAFAGIPWVRRHLKAGDDAGIAKRIVFSVTLTVVVLFVFGALLSSADVAFSRLLDDAVPDFQFGSIFQWAFLAVAGGLLAISGIYTLAAPPVTSGLDTEGKGRFGLIEWAPAGAALVLLFGGFVAVQFTVLFGGSRHVLKTAGLSYSQYARSGFWQLVAVTLLSLALIAALARWAKRDQPAERLLLRVLLGLLCALSVVIVASALSRMWEYQRVYSFTGERIFVMASELLLGVIFVLIAVAGVRWQGRWIPSTTVGLAVLMLLGLAALDPEGYVASRNAARYEGSGKIDAWYLRALSADATPALTELPDPVRRCTLMWIDEDLKEPDPWYAWNLGRQQAREALDELGPDAIGNQKDCKAADQFDLPKTRR; this is translated from the coding sequence ATGCCGCCCACCGACGCGATCCCGTCGTTCGTCTGGCCGGGCAACGAGGGGGAGACGGCATGGGCGATCCCGGTGCAGATCCCGGCCGGCACCCGGGGGTACGCCCTTTTCGTGCCGATGATCCCGGCACAGGCGGCGGCCCCCGGCGCGGCGGCCCTCGGCGCGGCGGAGCCGGCCGAGCGGCCCGAGTCGAAGGCCACCGGTGCCGCGTCGGAGGCCGAGCTGGACGCCGCAGCCGCCGAGCCGCAGCCGGCCGCGTCGAAGGCCGACTTGCAATCGGCCGTCTTGAAGGCCGACCCGCAATCGGCCGTCTTGAAGGCCGACCCGCAATCGGCCGTCTTGAAGGCGGACCCGCAGTCGGGCGCGACGAAGGCGGACCCGCAGTCGGCGGCCACTAAGGCTGAGCCGCAGTCGGGCGCGGCGGAGGCCGAGCCGCAGCCGGCCGGGGAACGTCCGACGGGGTCGGCCGAGGCGGGCGAGGCGCGGAAGGTTCAGCCGGCCGGTGCGACGGCCGGGACGACCGGGCCGGCGCCGGCGGTGCTGGCGCAGCCGGCATCGGTGGGTGCGGCCGAGCCCGCGGTGGTTTCCGGCGTACCGGAGAAGTTTCCGCCTCAGCCGTATCGGCCTCAGCGACAGCAACCGATCCACGCCTTCGGCCCCTACGAGCCGCCGCCGACCGTCTGGCAGTCGTTCCGCGCGAAGCACTGGCCCGGGCCGAAGAAGACGCTGGGCAAGGCCGTCCCGGCCGGTGTGCTCGCCGGCGCGCTCGGATTCCTGGTCTTCCTGCCGCTGGACCGGGTCGGTATCGGCTGGTTCCTCGGCTGGCTGGCGCTCACCCTGGGTGTCGGGTTCGCCGTGCGCGGCGGGAAGGAGCTGTCCCGCAACGAGCGGCTGATCCGCGCGGGCTGGGCCGCGGCGGCGCTCGCCCTGATGCTCATCCCGGCGTTCCGGAACGCCTGGTGGCTGGTCACGTTCAGCGTGATCGGAGCGATCGGCTGCACCGCGCTGGCGATCGTCGGCGGCCGGCAGGTCCGGTCGATCCTGTTCAGCCTGTTCGCGGCGCCGTGGGCGGCCTTCGCCGGCATCCCGTGGGTCCGCCGGCATCTCAAGGCCGGCGACGACGCGGGCATCGCCAAGCGGATCGTCTTCTCGGTCACCCTCACCGTCGTGGTGCTGTTCGTCTTCGGCGCGTTGCTGTCCTCGGCCGACGTCGCGTTCTCCCGCCTGCTCGACGACGCCGTCCCCGACTTCCAGTTCGGCTCGATCTTCCAGTGGGCCTTCCTGGCCGTCGCCGGTGGCCTGCTCGCGATCTCCGGCATCTACACGCTCGCCGCGCCGCCGGTGACGTCCGGCCTGGACACCGAGGGCAAGGGCCGGTTCGGCCTGATCGAGTGGGCGCCGGCCGGTGCCGCGCTGGTGCTGCTCTTCGGCGGATTCGTGGCGGTGCAGTTCACCGTGCTGTTCGGCGGCAGCCGGCACGTGCTGAAGACAGCCGGTCTCAGCTACTCGCAGTACGCGCGAAGCGGCTTCTGGCAGCTCGTCGCCGTCACGCTGCTGTCCCTCGCGCTGATCGCGGCGCTGGCCCGCTGGGCGAAACGGGATCAGCCGGCCGAGCGGTTGCTGCTGCGCGTCCTGCTGGGTCTGCTCTGCGCCCTGAGCGTCGTCATCGTGGCGTCGGCGCTGTCCCGGATGTGGGAGTACCAGCGGGTCTACAGCTTCACCGGTGAGCGCATCTTCGTGATGGCGTCGGAACTGCTGCTCGGCGTGATCTTCGTGCTGATCGCGGTGGCCGGCGTCAGGTGGCAGGGCCGCTGGATCCCGTCGACCACGGTCGGCCTGGCCGTGCTGATGCTGCTCGGTCTCGCCGCCCTCGACCCGGAGGGCTACGTGGCCAGCCGCAACGCGGCCCGCTACGAGGGTTCCGGCAAGATCGACGCGTGGTACCTGCGTGCGCTCTCCGCCGACGCGACTCCGGCCTTGACCGAACTGCCCGATCCGGTACGCCGGTGCACCCTGATGTGGATCGACGAGGATCTCAAAGAGCCCGATCCCTGGTACGCGTGGAACCTCGGCCGCCAGCAGGCCCGCGAAGCATTGGACGAACTCGGTCCGGATGCGATCGGCAACCAGAAGGACTGCAAGGCGGCAGATCAGTTCGACCTGCCCAAGACACGCCGCTGA
- a CDS encoding WGR domain-containing protein: MPADTTYLELSEDSGSAHKFYEVTIAGKDLTVRYGRIGDRGQVKQSSYTTEDKARAEAAKKIGEKVRKGYAPAVIGQRKPRSVTRRQIVSTRSTAKVAPVLWRYKTGSPAFGVFVDGDVCMVGNEAGMITTLSHQAEVLGQFRLPDGVKCIVADDGWIYAGCDDGNVYDLSGKVPRLAYRIAPEIDIYWLDIHDGVLGVSDANGGISAIDHEDEFLWQRPGRGSSAWMVRCDDDAVHHGHSAGVTSYDWRTGKELWHTGTKGAVLFGWQERDTVYAGTSDRQVAELGKDGSRRQTYQCDAAVFSCAAAEDGRYVFAGDSSSSVYCFDAAGTRLWKLATGCGSAYSMQYHDERLYIVTTDGSLACIDASEQAIRSAVGGSVPEIVDVKAPPRMAEVAPSTTVEIVHDPAGGIVVECVEESGRLHIRVVSSGYHSDWQVQFPKGIREHGARYVVNGIREASRGGFYRAYGDIRRLS; the protein is encoded by the coding sequence ATGCCGGCCGACACGACGTACCTCGAACTCTCCGAAGACAGCGGGAGCGCCCACAAGTTCTACGAGGTGACGATCGCCGGCAAGGATCTGACCGTCCGCTACGGCCGGATCGGCGACCGCGGCCAGGTGAAGCAGTCCTCCTACACCACTGAGGACAAAGCCCGCGCGGAGGCGGCCAAGAAGATCGGGGAGAAGGTCCGCAAGGGATACGCGCCGGCGGTCATCGGTCAGCGCAAGCCTCGCTCGGTGACCCGCCGGCAGATCGTCAGCACCCGGTCCACCGCGAAGGTCGCCCCGGTGCTGTGGCGATACAAGACCGGCAGCCCCGCGTTCGGCGTCTTCGTCGACGGTGACGTGTGCATGGTCGGCAACGAGGCGGGGATGATCACCACGCTGAGCCACCAGGCCGAGGTGCTGGGGCAGTTCCGCCTCCCCGACGGCGTCAAGTGCATCGTCGCCGACGACGGCTGGATCTACGCCGGCTGCGACGACGGCAACGTGTACGACCTGTCCGGCAAGGTGCCGCGCCTGGCGTACCGGATCGCCCCCGAGATCGACATCTACTGGCTGGACATCCACGACGGTGTCCTCGGCGTCTCCGACGCGAACGGCGGCATCTCGGCGATCGACCACGAGGACGAGTTCCTGTGGCAGCGCCCCGGCAGGGGCTCGTCGGCCTGGATGGTCCGCTGCGACGACGACGCCGTCCACCACGGTCACAGTGCGGGTGTGACCAGCTACGACTGGCGGACCGGCAAGGAGCTGTGGCACACCGGCACGAAGGGCGCGGTCCTCTTCGGCTGGCAGGAGCGCGACACCGTCTACGCCGGCACGTCCGACCGGCAGGTCGCCGAGCTGGGCAAGGACGGCAGCCGCCGGCAGACCTACCAGTGCGACGCGGCGGTGTTCTCCTGCGCCGCCGCCGAGGACGGGCGGTACGTCTTCGCCGGCGACAGCTCCTCCTCGGTCTACTGCTTCGACGCCGCCGGCACCAGGCTGTGGAAGCTCGCGACCGGCTGCGGCTCCGCGTACTCCATGCAGTACCACGACGAGCGGCTCTACATCGTCACCACCGACGGCTCGCTCGCCTGCATCGATGCCAGCGAGCAGGCGATCCGCTCGGCGGTCGGCGGCAGCGTCCCCGAGATCGTGGACGTCAAGGCCCCGCCGAGGATGGCCGAGGTGGCGCCGTCCACCACCGTCGAGATCGTCCACGACCCGGCCGGCGGCATCGTCGTCGAGTGCGTCGAGGAGTCCGGCCGGCTCCACATCCGGGTGGTCTCGTCCGGCTACCACAGCGACTGGCAGGTCCAGTTCCCGAAGGGCATCCGCGAGCACGGCGCCCGCTACGTCGTCAACGGCATCCGCGAGGCATCGCGGGGCGGCTTCTACCGCGCCTACGGCGACATCCGCCGCCTTTCGTGA
- a CDS encoding ricin-type beta-trefoil lectin domain protein: MPSSPGRRRILAVAASTALVAGLGVAGATQALAASAGSLVGAGSGKCLDVANNSTADGAAIHIWTCYSTVASQQWTLADNGQVQSQGKCLDVANNATADGSLTHLWTCYDSVATQKWALTASGTLVNQASGKCLDVQSNGTADGSRLQIWSCAGSANQRWTLSGGPVTPPTDTPVTNPDLGPNVSVFDPSMSASTIQNRLNQVFNQQVTNQFGSQRYALLFKPGSYAVDANVGFFTQVAGLGLVPDQTTINGRVHVEADWWPDGSQNATQNFWRSAEGLAVNPTGGLDRWSVSQAAPYRRMHVRGNLALSDGGWSSGGWISDTKVDGQIDSGSQQQWITRNSQIGSWTGRNWNQVFVGVQGAPATSFPNPPYTSVGQSPVIREKPYLYVDSAGAYRVFVPSLRRNVAGTTWANGTPAGESISLSQFAIIRPGDTAATINAALAAGKHLLVTPGTYTINQTINVTRANTVVLGLGLATFVPQNGVVPMRVADVDGVKVAGIMFDAGTTNSPVLMEVGPDGSSADHAANPTSLHDVFFRIGGSIAGKATVSLKVNSDDVIGDHTWIWRADHGNGGTVGWTINTADTGLIVNGDDMTFYGLFVEHYQKYQTIWNGENGRTYFYQNEMPYDPPNQAAYMNGSTRGYAAYKVADAVNNHQAWGLGSYAYFNVNPSVVNERAFEVPAKPGVRFTSMVTVSLGGTGTINRIINNSGATVNSGSQVAYLTTGP, encoded by the coding sequence ATGCCCTCATCCCCCGGGCGGCGGCGGATACTCGCCGTCGCCGCCTCCACCGCCCTGGTCGCCGGGCTCGGCGTCGCCGGCGCCACCCAGGCCCTCGCCGCCAGCGCCGGATCGCTGGTCGGCGCCGGCAGCGGCAAGTGCCTCGACGTCGCGAACAACTCCACCGCCGACGGCGCCGCCATCCACATCTGGACCTGTTACAGCACGGTGGCGAGCCAGCAGTGGACGCTCGCCGACAACGGCCAGGTGCAGTCGCAGGGTAAGTGCCTGGACGTGGCGAACAACGCGACCGCGGACGGCTCGCTCACCCACCTGTGGACCTGCTACGACAGCGTGGCGACGCAGAAGTGGGCGCTCACCGCCTCCGGCACACTGGTGAACCAGGCCAGCGGCAAATGCCTCGACGTGCAGAGCAACGGCACCGCCGACGGGTCGCGGCTGCAGATCTGGTCGTGTGCCGGTTCGGCCAACCAGCGGTGGACGCTGAGCGGCGGCCCGGTCACGCCGCCGACGGACACCCCGGTGACGAACCCCGATCTTGGACCGAACGTGTCGGTGTTCGATCCGTCGATGTCGGCGTCGACGATCCAGAACCGGCTCAACCAGGTGTTCAACCAGCAGGTGACCAATCAGTTCGGCAGCCAGCGGTACGCGCTGCTGTTCAAGCCGGGCAGCTACGCCGTGGACGCGAACGTCGGCTTCTTCACCCAGGTCGCCGGGCTCGGCCTGGTCCCGGACCAGACCACGATCAACGGCCGGGTGCACGTCGAGGCGGACTGGTGGCCGGACGGCTCACAGAACGCCACGCAGAACTTCTGGCGCTCGGCGGAAGGGCTCGCCGTCAACCCGACCGGTGGGCTCGACCGCTGGTCGGTGTCGCAGGCCGCTCCCTATCGGCGGATGCACGTACGAGGAAATCTGGCTCTCTCCGACGGCGGCTGGTCCTCCGGCGGCTGGATCTCCGACACCAAGGTCGACGGGCAGATCGACTCCGGCTCGCAGCAGCAGTGGATCACCCGGAACTCGCAGATCGGCTCGTGGACCGGCCGCAACTGGAACCAGGTGTTCGTCGGCGTGCAGGGCGCCCCGGCGACGAGCTTCCCGAACCCGCCCTACACCAGCGTCGGTCAATCGCCGGTCATTCGGGAGAAGCCTTATCTGTACGTCGACTCCGCCGGGGCGTACCGCGTCTTCGTCCCGTCGCTGCGGCGCAACGTCGCCGGCACCACCTGGGCGAACGGCACCCCGGCCGGCGAGTCGATCTCGCTGAGCCAGTTCGCGATCATCCGCCCCGGTGACACGGCCGCCACCATCAACGCCGCCCTCGCCGCGGGCAAGCACCTGCTGGTGACGCCGGGCACGTACACCATCAACCAGACGATCAACGTCACCCGGGCGAACACCGTCGTGCTCGGACTCGGCCTGGCCACCTTCGTCCCGCAGAACGGCGTCGTGCCGATGCGCGTCGCCGACGTCGACGGGGTGAAGGTCGCCGGCATCATGTTCGACGCCGGCACCACGAATTCGCCGGTGCTCATGGAGGTCGGCCCGGACGGCTCGTCGGCCGACCACGCCGCGAACCCGACCTCGCTGCACGACGTCTTCTTCCGGATCGGCGGCTCGATCGCGGGGAAGGCCACGGTCAGCCTGAAGGTCAACAGCGACGACGTGATCGGCGACCACACCTGGATCTGGCGGGCCGACCACGGCAACGGCGGAACCGTCGGCTGGACCATCAACACCGCCGACACCGGGCTGATCGTGAACGGTGACGACATGACGTTCTACGGGCTGTTCGTCGAGCACTACCAGAAGTACCAGACGATCTGGAACGGCGAGAACGGGCGCACGTACTTCTATCAGAACGAGATGCCGTACGACCCGCCGAACCAGGCCGCCTACATGAACGGCTCGACCCGGGGGTACGCGGCCTACAAGGTCGCCGACGCGGTGAACAACCACCAAGCGTGGGGGCTCGGCTCGTACGCCTACTTCAACGTCAACCCGTCGGTCGTGAACGAGCGCGCCTTCGAAGTGCCCGCCAAGCCCGGAGTCCGGTTCACCAGCATGGTGACCGTGTCGCTCGGCGGCACCGGCACGATCAACCGGATCATCAACAACTCCGGGGCGACGGTGAACAGCGGCAGCCAGGTGGCGTACCTGACCACCGGACCCTGA
- the sigJ gene encoding RNA polymerase sigma factor SigJ encodes MRVGVREVEVFEGARPRLEAIAYRLLGSAADAEDVVQDTYLRWQSADRELIETPEAWLTKVLTNICLNRLTSARARRETYVGQWLPEPVLAGDRMLGPSETAEQRESVSIAMLTLMERLPARERVVYVLREAFGYGHAEIAALLGLTESHCQQLYRRAKQHLIDDRRRVEVDAASARKVVEEFLAAALSGRTENLVRMLGDDVISIGDGGGVVFSLPEPITGVQRVARFLRGLFEPSESKWAMIGGRPVLFSAVVNGVPALVLVVDGQVVGVVALNVTDGGITAVHAQVNPAKLERVRRHWVASEPPLATGW; translated from the coding sequence ATGCGAGTCGGCGTACGCGAGGTCGAGGTGTTCGAGGGCGCACGGCCGCGGCTGGAAGCGATCGCGTACCGCCTGCTCGGGTCGGCGGCCGACGCCGAGGACGTCGTGCAGGACACCTACCTGCGGTGGCAGTCGGCCGACCGGGAACTGATCGAGACGCCAGAGGCGTGGCTGACCAAGGTGCTCACCAACATCTGCCTGAACCGGCTCACGTCGGCGCGGGCCCGGCGGGAGACCTACGTGGGCCAGTGGCTCCCCGAACCGGTCCTCGCCGGTGACCGGATGCTCGGCCCGTCGGAGACCGCCGAGCAGCGGGAATCGGTGTCGATCGCGATGCTGACGCTGATGGAACGGCTACCGGCCCGGGAACGCGTCGTCTACGTGCTGCGCGAGGCGTTCGGCTACGGGCACGCCGAGATCGCCGCACTGCTCGGCCTCACCGAGTCGCACTGCCAGCAGCTCTACCGGCGGGCCAAGCAGCACCTGATCGATGACAGGCGCCGGGTCGAGGTCGACGCCGCGTCGGCGCGCAAGGTCGTCGAGGAGTTCCTCGCCGCGGCGCTCAGCGGCCGGACCGAGAACCTGGTACGGATGCTGGGCGACGACGTGATCAGCATCGGTGACGGTGGCGGCGTGGTCTTCTCGCTCCCGGAGCCGATCACCGGTGTGCAGCGGGTCGCGAGGTTCCTGCGTGGGCTGTTCGAACCGAGCGAGTCGAAGTGGGCGATGATCGGAGGCCGGCCGGTGCTGTTCTCCGCCGTCGTCAACGGCGTACCGGCGCTGGTCCTGGTCGTTGACGGGCAGGTGGTGGGTGTCGTCGCGCTGAACGTGACCGACGGCGGCATCACGGCCGTGCACGCTCAGGTCAATCCGGCCAAGCTGGAACGGGTGAGGCGGCACTGGGTGGCCTCCGAGCCTCCGCTCGCCACCGGTTGGTGA
- a CDS encoding NAD(P)/FAD-dependent oxidoreductase, protein MTHRIVVLGAGYAGANAAARLAKRLHPADTEITLVNADAEFVERIRMHQLATGQDLKSRPLADVFAGTGVRVRTARVSSIDVDARTVDGILYDTLVYALGSAAAGVPELAYDIAGKQSALRLRERLAALAAGEPVLVAGGGLTGIEAATEIAEARPDLAVTLVVRGDLGGWLSEKARRHLRAAFDRLSITVVENTEVATVGPDHVVTASGHSIAAAVTVWTAGFAVHPLAAATGLTVTATGQIVVDDTMRSISHPEVYAVGDAAFARGATGTPLRMSCASGVPSAHLAADAIAARLTGRPVPPNTIGYTGQCMSLGRRDAILQWVTPDDQPKPSALTGRAAVRMKELICRTAVWSISHPTLLMPVRRRRIVPAATPASVPS, encoded by the coding sequence ATGACACATCGCATCGTAGTTCTGGGCGCCGGTTACGCCGGCGCCAACGCCGCCGCCCGCCTGGCGAAGCGGCTGCACCCCGCCGACACCGAGATCACCCTGGTCAACGCGGACGCCGAGTTCGTCGAGCGGATCCGGATGCACCAGCTCGCGACCGGCCAGGACCTGAAGTCGCGCCCGCTGGCCGACGTCTTCGCCGGCACCGGTGTGCGGGTGCGGACGGCCCGGGTCTCCTCCATCGACGTCGATGCCCGGACGGTCGATGGCATTCTCTACGACACGTTGGTCTATGCCCTGGGCAGCGCGGCCGCCGGCGTTCCCGAACTCGCCTACGACATCGCCGGCAAACAGTCCGCGCTGCGCCTCCGGGAAAGGCTGGCCGCGCTCGCCGCGGGTGAGCCGGTGCTGGTCGCGGGCGGTGGGCTGACCGGCATCGAAGCCGCCACCGAGATCGCCGAGGCACGGCCCGACCTGGCGGTGACGCTCGTCGTCCGTGGTGACCTCGGCGGCTGGCTGAGTGAGAAGGCCCGGCGGCACCTGCGGGCGGCCTTCGATCGGCTGAGCATCACCGTAGTGGAGAACACCGAGGTCGCGACCGTCGGGCCGGACCACGTGGTCACCGCCTCGGGACATTCGATTGCTGCTGCCGTGACGGTCTGGACCGCCGGTTTCGCCGTCCACCCCCTCGCCGCGGCGACCGGCCTGACCGTCACCGCCACCGGCCAGATCGTCGTCGACGACACCATGCGGTCGATCTCCCACCCCGAGGTGTACGCCGTCGGCGACGCCGCCTTCGCTCGCGGCGCCACCGGCACGCCCCTGCGGATGTCCTGCGCCTCCGGCGTTCCCTCGGCTCACCTCGCGGCCGACGCCATCGCCGCGCGGCTGACCGGGCGGCCCGTCCCGCCGAACACGATCGGCTACACCGGCCAGTGCATGAGCCTCGGACGCCGGGACGCCATCCTGCAGTGGGTGACCCCGGACGATCAGCCCAAGCCGTCCGCGCTCACCGGACGGGCGGCCGTGCGCATGAAAGAGCTGATCTGCAGGACGGCCGTCTGGAGCATCTCGCACCCGACATTGCTGATGCCGGTCCGCCGCCGCCGCATCGTCCCGGCCGCGACGCCCGCTTCCGTGCCGAGTTGA
- a CDS encoding maleylpyruvate isomerase family mycothiol-dependent enzyme, producing MTTLAGRTIAALRSEHDDLAALVPTLSADQLTGPSGASEWTIADVLSHLGSGAEITLAGFRAAVGEADEPGPDFNQSVWDRWNATAPQDQATGSIASNEALVAALESVPEESHEELLVRTFLPEPVPLASFAALRLSEVAPHTWDVRAGLDPAATVAAGSAEVLAENLSGGLGFLIGFIAKPKEAPEPAVVEISGTAYRIVIDEAVRLTTDDVPATAAFTGSLEAALRLIYGRLSARHTAPGVEVTGNITLDELRAVFPGF from the coding sequence ATGACGACCCTTGCCGGCCGCACGATCGCGGCCCTGCGCAGCGAGCACGACGACCTCGCGGCCCTCGTCCCCACGCTCTCCGCCGATCAGCTGACCGGCCCGTCCGGCGCCTCCGAGTGGACCATCGCCGACGTCCTTTCGCACCTGGGCAGCGGCGCCGAGATCACGCTCGCCGGTTTCCGGGCCGCGGTCGGCGAGGCGGACGAGCCGGGCCCCGACTTCAACCAGAGTGTGTGGGACCGCTGGAACGCCACCGCCCCGCAGGACCAGGCCACCGGCTCGATCGCGTCGAACGAGGCCCTGGTCGCGGCCCTCGAGTCGGTCCCGGAGGAGAGTCACGAGGAGCTGCTGGTCCGCACGTTCCTGCCCGAGCCGGTGCCGCTCGCCTCGTTCGCGGCGCTGCGCCTCAGCGAAGTCGCCCCGCACACCTGGGACGTCCGGGCCGGCCTCGACCCGGCGGCCACCGTCGCGGCCGGTTCCGCCGAGGTGCTCGCCGAAAACCTCTCCGGCGGGCTCGGCTTCCTGATCGGCTTCATCGCCAAACCGAAGGAGGCGCCCGAGCCGGCGGTCGTCGAGATCAGCGGTACGGCGTACCGCATCGTGATCGATGAAGCAGTGCGGCTGACCACCGACGACGTGCCCGCGACGGCGGCCTTCACCGGTTCGCTGGAGGCTGCGCTGCGGCTGATCTATGGCCGGCTGTCCGCGCGCCACACCGCCCCCGGTGTCGAGGTGACCGGCAACATCACCCTCGACGAGCTGCGCGCGGTGTTCCCCGGCTTCTGA